The following proteins are co-located in the Methylocystis sp. ATCC 49242 genome:
- a CDS encoding DUF6118 family protein, which translates to MGLPSHGLRYASIHKDAASLATPPNLADYDAARAQFCWETARAKLTGLPNAGGALMQEASPEGWREFVAGATLARANADTLRVSRDAAAKAGKEQKCTIAVLAR; encoded by the coding sequence ATGGGGCTGCCGAGTCACGGCCTGCGCTACGCCAGCATCCACAAGGATGCGGCCTCGCTCGCGACGCCGCCCAATCTCGCCGATTACGACGCCGCCCGCGCGCAATTTTGCTGGGAGACGGCGCGCGCAAAATTGACGGGCCTTCCCAATGCCGGCGGCGCCTTGATGCAGGAAGCGAGCCCGGAAGGCTGGCGGGAGTTTGTCGCCGGCGCGACTCTGGCGCGCGCGAACGCCGATACGCTCAGAGTGAGCCGCGATGCGGCGGCAAAGGCTGGAAAGGAGCAGAAGTGCACCATCGCAGTGCTGGCGCGGTGA
- a CDS encoding SMC-Scp complex subunit ScpB yields MSRASAARLDRDLPDRDLADLPEGMRWREWMMRAEAAIFAAARPVPRETLAGLVGDACRLDALIADINDELKARPYEIVFVAGGYQFRTRPRHAETLRALAGAKDAGPPSFTRLEMLALSAIAYQQPVTRAELSRLAGHDISRDILGRLKSLGVIAPGPRAPQPGAPIAWVTTARFLEVFALGSLNDLPDLDAPGVAGTGGMEIDDEVQGALDDALGLFEKPGAADDGAFTETEWEA; encoded by the coding sequence ATGAGCCGCGCCAGCGCCGCCCGTCTCGACCGCGATCTTCCCGACCGCGATCTTGCCGACTTGCCCGAGGGGATGCGCTGGCGCGAATGGATGATGCGCGCCGAGGCGGCGATCTTCGCCGCGGCGCGACCCGTTCCGCGCGAGACGCTCGCCGGGCTCGTCGGCGACGCCTGTCGGCTCGACGCGCTCATCGCCGACATCAACGACGAGCTCAAAGCGCGCCCCTATGAGATCGTCTTCGTCGCAGGGGGGTATCAGTTTCGCACGCGCCCGCGCCACGCCGAGACCCTACGCGCGCTCGCCGGGGCAAAGGATGCAGGGCCGCCGTCTTTCACGAGGCTCGAAATGCTGGCGCTCTCGGCCATCGCTTATCAGCAGCCGGTCACACGGGCGGAACTCTCGCGTCTCGCCGGCCACGACATCAGCCGCGACATCCTCGGCCGGCTGAAGAGCCTCGGCGTCATCGCGCCCGGTCCGCGCGCCCCTCAGCCCGGCGCGCCAATCGCCTGGGTGACAACCGCCCGCTTCCTCGAAGTCTTCGCGCTCGGCAGCCTCAACGATCTGCCCGATCTCGACGCGCCAGGCGTCGCCGGTACCGGGGGGATGGAAATCGATGACGAGGTCCAAGGCGCCCTTGACGACGCCCTAGGGCTCTTCGAGAAGCCAGGCGCGGCGGACGATGGCGCGTTTACTGAGACGGAGTGGGAGGCGTGA
- a CDS encoding DUF1403 family protein, protein MLVLDSMSALGPVATAPRPRARRAEALGTANEEPLQALPRWARPQSPDPGAAIFAAGAGLALFDALLRRPDGGEPVFAGCLRQRLALKAADSCATLARLREDAGALRDAEHLPGGGDTSPAGLLHRLFRLYASLPARVDAAAPAAELLGLRDAIDARALAAIAAATPDPLMAAARASAAALKLCTQAADAEIFAFVVADLALASRLTWARPIPLLAVAIRHPSLRRGAGATEREREKARCPRPRDDDWPVAVARAYGLAVVEAHALAVDLARRSQKLLSVAPVLRARGAGRVIDMLLADDAVTPAAAASRAGLSDRAARRLFDRLVALGAVRELSGRDVFRIYGL, encoded by the coding sequence ATGCTAGTGCTTGATTCGATGTCAGCGCTCGGCCCTGTTGCCACCGCGCCGCGGCCGCGCGCGCGGCGCGCCGAGGCCCTGGGAACCGCGAATGAGGAGCCGCTGCAGGCCCTGCCGCGCTGGGCGCGGCCGCAGAGCCCCGACCCCGGCGCGGCGATCTTTGCGGCGGGCGCCGGCCTTGCGCTCTTCGACGCCCTCCTGCGCCGTCCGGACGGCGGCGAGCCGGTCTTCGCCGGCTGCCTGCGTCAGCGTCTCGCGCTAAAAGCCGCCGACTCCTGCGCGACGCTGGCGCGGCTGCGAGAGGATGCGGGCGCCTTGCGCGACGCCGAGCATCTTCCGGGTGGCGGCGACACGAGCCCGGCCGGTCTGCTGCATCGCCTGTTCCGGCTTTACGCGTCGCTGCCGGCCCGCGTCGACGCGGCGGCGCCCGCGGCGGAGCTTCTCGGGCTCAGGGACGCAATCGACGCCCGCGCGCTCGCCGCCATCGCCGCCGCGACGCCCGACCCGCTCATGGCCGCCGCGCGGGCCAGCGCCGCCGCCCTGAAACTTTGCACACAGGCCGCCGACGCCGAAATCTTTGCCTTCGTGGTCGCCGATCTGGCTTTGGCAAGCCGTCTAACCTGGGCGCGGCCGATCCCGCTTCTCGCCGTTGCGATCCGGCATCCGTCGCTGCGGCGCGGGGCAGGGGCGACGGAAAGAGAAAGGGAAAAGGCGCGCTGCCCGCGACCGAGGGACGATGATTGGCCCGTGGCGGTCGCGCGCGCCTATGGGCTCGCGGTCGTCGAGGCCCATGCGCTCGCTGTCGATCTGGCCCGGCGGTCGCAAAAGCTCCTTTCTGTCGCGCCCGTCTTGCGTGCGCGCGGCGCCGGACGCGTCATCGACATGCTGCTCGCCGACGACGCCGTCACGCCCGCCGCCGCCGCGTCCCGTGCCGGCCTTTCCGATCGGGCTGCGCGCCGTCTCTTCGACCGGCTCGTCGCGCTGGGCGCCGTGCGCGAACTCTCGGGACGCGACGTTTTCAGGATCTATGGCCTATGA
- the merA gene encoding mercury(II) reductase, with the protein MREPRHDEPRRETSSLVVEIAGMACAGCGDGALDPAALTAAVRAEGYDTALAKGADAGRLPEKQREETPGGTQKREQRGAPLRVAVIGSGGAAMAAALKAVERGARVTLIERGVIGGTCVNVGCVPSKIMIRAAHIAHLRRKSPFDEGIAAAEPAILRERLLAQQQARVEELRHAKYETILESTPAITVLRGEARFKDGHCLRVNLNNGGEREAPFDRCLIATGASAAFPPIPGLKDTPYWTSSEALKSDAIPRRLAVIGSSVVAVELAQAFARLGSKVTILARSTLFFREDPAIGEAITAAFRAEGIEVLEHTQASKVVFVGGEFVLATASSEIRADKLLIATGRMPNTGGLALEAAGVDVNAQGAIVVDKGMRTSNPDIYAAGDCTDQPQFVYVAAAAGTRAAINMTGGEAALDLTAMPAVVFTDPQVATVGYSEAEAHHDDIETDSRLLTLDNVPRALANFDTRGFIKLVAEAGSGRLIGAQAVAPEAGELIQAAALAIRARMTVQELADQLFPYLTMVEGLKLAAQTFSKDVKQLSCCAG; encoded by the coding sequence ATGCGCGAACCAAGGCATGATGAACCAAGGCGCGAAACGAGCAGCCTGGTGGTGGAAATCGCTGGCATGGCCTGCGCCGGTTGCGGCGACGGCGCCCTTGACCCTGCAGCGCTTACCGCCGCGGTGCGTGCGGAGGGCTACGACACAGCGCTCGCAAAAGGCGCCGACGCGGGCCGCCTTCCGGAAAAGCAGCGCGAGGAAACGCCTGGTGGAACGCAAAAGAGAGAGCAACGGGGCGCGCCATTGCGCGTGGCCGTCATCGGAAGCGGCGGCGCCGCGATGGCGGCGGCGCTCAAAGCCGTCGAACGCGGCGCGCGCGTCACGCTGATCGAGCGCGGCGTCATCGGCGGCACCTGCGTCAATGTCGGATGCGTGCCGTCCAAAATCATGATCCGGGCGGCGCATATCGCACATCTGCGCCGAAAGAGCCCCTTCGACGAAGGAATCGCCGCCGCGGAGCCGGCGATTCTTCGCGAACGGCTGCTGGCCCAGCAACAGGCGCGCGTTGAAGAATTGCGTCACGCCAAATACGAGACCATCCTTGAAAGTACGCCGGCCATTACTGTGCTGCGCGGCGAAGCCCGCTTCAAGGACGGTCACTGCCTCCGTGTGAATTTGAACAACGGCGGCGAGCGCGAGGCGCCATTCGACCGCTGCCTGATCGCCACCGGCGCGAGCGCGGCTTTTCCGCCGATCCCTGGCCTTAAGGACACGCCCTATTGGACGTCGAGCGAAGCGCTCAAAAGCGACGCGATCCCTCGGCGTCTTGCCGTGATCGGCTCGTCCGTCGTGGCCGTCGAGCTGGCGCAAGCTTTCGCCAGATTGGGAAGCAAGGTGACGATCCTGGCCCGCAGTACGCTGTTCTTCCGCGAAGACCCGGCGATCGGCGAGGCCATTACCGCGGCTTTCCGTGCCGAAGGCATCGAGGTTCTAGAACACACGCAAGCGAGCAAAGTGGTCTTTGTGGGGGGCGAATTCGTGCTCGCCACGGCGAGTAGCGAAATACGAGCCGACAAGCTCTTGATCGCGACGGGCCGGATGCCAAACACTGGTGGCCTCGCATTGGAAGCCGCCGGCGTCGATGTCAACGCGCAAGGCGCAATTGTCGTCGACAAGGGCATGCGCACCAGCAACCCGGACATTTACGCCGCTGGCGACTGCACCGACCAGCCGCAATTCGTTTACGTCGCCGCTGCGGCCGGAACCCGCGCGGCGATCAACATGACAGGCGGCGAAGCCGCTCTCGATCTGACTGCGATGCCGGCCGTGGTGTTCACCGATCCGCAGGTCGCGACCGTGGGCTACAGCGAGGCGGAGGCGCATCACGACGACATTGAGACCGACAGCCGGCTCCTCACCCTGGACAATGTCCCGCGCGCGCTCGCCAATTTTGACACGCGCGGCTTCATCAAGCTGGTTGCCGAGGCTGGCTCAGGCCGCCTGATCGGCGCTCAGGCGGTGGCCCCGGAAGCGGGTGAATTGATCCAGGCGGCGGCGCTCGCCATTCGAGCGCGAATGACCGTGCAGGAGTTGGCCGATCAGCTGTTCCCCTACCTGACGATGGTTGAAGGGCTGAAGCTCGCGGCGCAGACCTTCAGTAAAGACGTAAAACAGCTCTCCTGCTGCGCGGGCTAA
- the merP gene encoding mercury resistance system periplasmic binding protein MerP, producing the protein MKKIVAAVALGAALNAPAWAATKTVTLAVSGMSCAACPITVKKALSKVDGVEKAEVGYESKEAVVTFDDAKTSIEALTKATEGAGYPSEVKK; encoded by the coding sequence ATGAAAAAAATCGTCGCGGCCGTGGCTCTTGGCGCCGCCTTGAATGCCCCGGCCTGGGCCGCCACCAAGACGGTCACGCTGGCCGTGTCCGGCATGTCCTGCGCCGCCTGCCCGATCACCGTCAAGAAAGCGCTCTCCAAGGTCGACGGCGTGGAAAAGGCCGAGGTGGGCTACGAAAGCAAGGAAGCGGTCGTCACTTTCGACGACGCGAAGACCAGCATCGAAGCGCTCACCAAGGCGACCGAGGGCGCCGGTTATCCTTCAGAAGTGAAGAAATGA
- the merT gene encoding mercuric ion transporter MerT, whose amino-acid sequence MSAKTASSQPAADQTVGRKALAAGGVAAILASACCLGPLLLVSIGFSGAWLGSFKVFEPFRPVFLSAAAVALIVAWRRIYRPAVACKPGEICAASQISSVYKMLFWGVTGLVGASAVFPYALPFFY is encoded by the coding sequence ATGTCTGCCAAAACAGCGTCCAGCCAACCGGCGGCAGACCAAACGGTCGGCCGCAAGGCGCTGGCCGCCGGCGGCGTCGCGGCGATCCTCGCATCGGCTTGTTGCCTTGGGCCGCTGCTCTTAGTCAGCATCGGCTTCAGCGGCGCCTGGCTCGGCAGCTTCAAAGTCTTCGAGCCGTTCCGTCCGGTCTTCCTTAGCGCGGCGGCCGTCGCGCTCATCGTCGCCTGGCGACGAATCTATCGCCCGGCCGTAGCCTGCAAGCCGGGGGAAATCTGCGCCGCGTCGCAAATCAGCTCCGTCTACAAAATGCTCTTCTGGGGCGTGACCGGTTTGGTCGGGGCGTCGGCCGTCTTCCCCTACGCTCTCCCCTTCTTTTACTGA
- a CDS encoding tyrosine-type recombinase/integrase, producing MAKADEDTTGGRALAEPAPHLAALSEKARDYARNARSENTQRAYDADWRQFASWLRRQGLDPLPPDPQTVGLYLAACVEGGPGRPTLSVSSLERRLSGICWRYRQLGRLLDTGDPHIATVLAGIRRAHGRPPVQKEAIFADELLAMLAVLGNDLRGLRDKAILAIGFAGGLRRSEIVGLDCGPEQTDDGTGWIEIVGADQNGGGLLLTLNGKTGWREVEIGRGSSPLTCPVAMLKIWLGLGRIGSGPVFRPIARKNGGVSAARLSDKHVARLVQKTALAAGLRGDLPEGERRRAFSGHSLRAGLASSAQIEEGHVQRHLGHASAEMTRRYQRKRDRFKINLTKAAGL from the coding sequence ATGGCTAAAGCCGACGAGGACACCACCGGCGGCAGGGCGCTCGCCGAGCCCGCCCCCCATCTCGCGGCGCTCTCGGAAAAGGCCCGCGACTACGCCCGCAACGCCCGCTCGGAGAACACCCAGCGGGCGTATGACGCCGACTGGCGGCAGTTCGCCTCCTGGCTGCGCCGGCAGGGGCTCGATCCCCTGCCCCCGGACCCGCAGACCGTCGGCCTGTATCTCGCTGCCTGCGTCGAGGGCGGGCCGGGCCGGCCGACGTTGTCTGTTTCCTCGCTGGAGCGCCGGCTCTCCGGCATTTGCTGGCGCTATCGCCAGCTCGGCCGCCTGCTGGACACGGGCGATCCCCATATCGCTACCGTGCTGGCCGGCATCCGCCGCGCTCACGGACGCCCGCCGGTTCAGAAGGAGGCGATCTTCGCCGACGAGCTGCTGGCCATGCTGGCGGTCCTGGGCAATGACCTGCGCGGCCTGCGCGACAAGGCCATTCTTGCCATCGGCTTCGCGGGCGGCCTGCGCCGCTCGGAGATCGTCGGCCTCGATTGCGGGCCGGAGCAGACGGACGACGGAACCGGCTGGATCGAGATCGTCGGCGCCGACCAGAACGGCGGCGGCCTGCTTTTGACCCTCAACGGCAAGACCGGCTGGCGCGAGGTCGAGATCGGCCGCGGCTCATCTCCCCTCACCTGCCCTGTCGCCATGCTCAAAATCTGGCTCGGTCTCGGCCGCATCGGCAGCGGCCCGGTGTTTCGCCCGATCGCCCGCAAGAATGGCGGCGTCTCGGCGGCGCGGCTCTCGGACAAGCATGTCGCGCGGCTCGTCCAGAAAACGGCGCTGGCCGCGGGCCTACGTGGCGACCTCCCCGAAGGCGAAAGGCGACGCGCCTTCTCCGGCCACTCCCTGCGCGCCGGCCTCGCCTCCTCGGCACAGATCGAGGAAGGCCATGTGCAAAGGCACCTTGGCCACGCCTCGGCGGAGATGACCCGCCGCTACCAGCGCAAGCGCGATCGGTTCAAGATCAATCTCACCAAGGCGGCGGGGTTGTGA
- a CDS encoding helix-turn-helix domain-containing protein, which yields MKKDGLSIGALSKHSGVNIETVRYYEKIGVMPAPDRSAKGYRVYGDDHLKRLSFVRRSRQLGFSLDEIRGLLRLVDGDAYTCAEVRALTLDHVAEIRRKIADLKRLKRVMEEMAAQCSGEQAPECAVIDALFDPRPPSNERHKSQSPPKRARSTSA from the coding sequence ATGAAGAAAGACGGGCTCTCGATCGGCGCGCTATCGAAACACAGCGGCGTCAACATCGAGACGGTCCGCTATTACGAGAAGATCGGCGTCATGCCCGCGCCCGATCGCAGCGCCAAGGGGTACCGCGTTTACGGCGACGACCATCTCAAACGCTTGAGCTTCGTGCGGCGCAGCCGACAACTTGGATTCAGCCTCGACGAAATCCGCGGCCTGCTGCGTCTTGTCGACGGGGACGCTTACACATGCGCGGAAGTTCGTGCGCTGACCTTGGATCACGTGGCGGAGATTCGCCGCAAGATCGCAGATTTGAAGCGGCTCAAACGAGTGATGGAAGAAATGGCCGCGCAATGCAGCGGGGAACAAGCGCCCGAATGCGCGGTCATCGACGCTCTATTCGATCCGCGGCCGCCGTCCAATGAACGCCATAAGAGTCAATCGCCACCCAAGAGGGCGAGATCGACGAGTGCCTGA
- a CDS encoding YnfA family protein codes for MTTIFAYITAALAEISGCFAFWAWLRLGKSVWWLVPGGFSLALFAWALTWVDSSAAGRAYAAYGGVYIAASLAWLWVVEGVRPDRWDVLGVGICLIGAAIILAAPRA; via the coding sequence ATGACCACCATCTTTGCCTACATCACGGCTGCGCTCGCGGAGATTTCTGGATGTTTTGCCTTTTGGGCATGGTTGCGTCTGGGTAAGTCCGTTTGGTGGCTTGTCCCCGGAGGCTTCTCCCTAGCGTTGTTTGCATGGGCTTTAACTTGGGTGGATAGCTCAGCGGCGGGACGAGCATATGCCGCCTATGGTGGTGTTTACATCGCAGCGTCGCTTGCTTGGCTATGGGTAGTCGAGGGTGTTCGACCTGACAGGTGGGATGTTCTGGGAGTGGGAATTTGCTTGATTGGCGCTGCAATTATACTCGCCGCGCCGCGCGCCTGA